The window TGAGGACCTGCTTCCTGGAGTCCATGTCCTTGGGGACGAGGGCCTCCGGATCGATCAGGGACAACTGTGCCAGCACATCATCTTCGAGATACGGGTAGACCAGCGTCTTCCCGAAGTGGTCGGCTATCGCCCTCTCGCACGGGACCGACACGTTCATCAGGCGCTCCACACCCGCGTCCTTGAGCATCTGGAACTCCTTCTCGGACTGCCCGACGTACTTGGCGCAGCCCATGAAGTACTCGTCCGCCCCCTGGCCGGTGACAACAACATCCTGATTGCATTCCCTGCAGACGCTGAACAGCTGCAGCTCGTAGGAGATCGTGAAGGGATCCGACACCCCCGTGGAGGTGATCATCTCCCTGATGAGGTCCGGAACGTTGGATTTGGTAATCTGGACATGGACGAACGGGAGGTTCAGCCTCTTGGCCACGTCCCTGGCCATGGACACGTCGAAGGCGTTGGCGGTGCCGCAGGTGTAGAGGGTGACGGAATCCGCGTATTCCTTGCACAATGCGGACAGCAGACCCGAGTCCAGTCCCCCGGAGCAGGCTATGCCCACATCCTTCCCCTCGACTGCATCCTTCACCGTACCGACGATCGCGTCCCTGAGCGAGTCCCACATGGTACACCGACATGATTCCGGTGTCATAAAGATTGGCGTTCCCACGTCAGGACGTGTTGCGTCCTGCTTTTATATGAAAAAAGACAATAAGCGGAATCGAGTGGGAGCAATGACATTCTGCGGAAAATGCGGTTACAACAACCCAGAGGAAAGCCGTTTCTGTGTGAACTGCGGCGCGGACCTAGAGGAGTCAATCGAGACCCAGACCGAGCTGAAGGAAGAGGAGACGGCCGTCAAGGAGGAGACGGAGGAGGTCGAGCGCATCGGCGCATACGACCCCAACAAGGATTATTCCATCCCTCCTCAGCAGCAGCCTCCTGCACAGCAGCCCCCGCAGCAGCCCTACCCGCCGATGTACGGCGCACCCCTGCTCAAGCCCACCCGCGGTAAGATCCCAGTGGTCACGATGTACGACCCGAGGGGACGCAAGATGGGGATCATGTTCTCGATAGCGGCGCTCGCCGTATCGCTGATCACCCTGTTCGCCATCCCGATGGACTTCGCCAGTCTGGACAACACCATCTTCAGGATCGGCCTTATGGAAGGCAACACCACGGTCCTCGTGCTGGTCCTTCTGACCCTCGCTCTCGCCGTCATCGCGCTTCTCGAACCCGTGTTCGCAGCAGGCACCGCGATATGCCTGATCGTAACCGGATACGTCATGCTCAAGGACAACCTGGTTTTCTTCGGGGCACCAGAGTTCGCGGTCGTCCTGCTCATCGCTCTGGACGTGGCAGCCCTGGGAATCGTCGCCATGGTGTTCATGAGGAAGTTCGTCATGAACAACATCCACGAGACCAACCTGTTTAAGGCCTGCTATCTGGCCTGGACCGGAATCCCCCACATGTGATTGTAAAGGATCTTATGCCCCTGGGTCGGGGCATAAGGTCATCTGTTTCAGTTCTCAAGGGTTTCGTTAGGTTCCAGCACAAGGTGCTGGTTGTATTCATCGATGCTTATCAGGAACTTGTCGAAGAACCCTTTTCTTCCGAGAAGTGTGGAACATATCGGAGATCCCTCTTTCATGAACAGGACTCTTACAGGAATCGGAATGATATGTTTTTCCGATTCATTCTGAATTGTTACAGTCGTACTGCTGATGACTGTCTCGATCGTTCCGTCTATCCCATAGGATTTTGTCTTAGGACCTGTCAGATCGAGATTCAGCGTTTCAGCTATCTTGGAATCCATGGCGCTCATGTCTGCCCCGCTATCTATCAGTGATATGGCACTGTATACCCTATCGCCTTCCGAATACGTTGCTAAAACAGCAGGGCGTGGCATCAAGCTTCCTTTAGCCAGTGTCATCGGTAAATAATCACATTGGATTGTTATGGTATCGCAGGAAAAGAAAGTCTTCGGGAGGCACATACATGATGAATGGTACGAAGTCCCTTCCGCAAACTTCTGCCGTCTTATCAAAAACCTCCTGGAAGCTTTTGGAGTGGGCCACCAGTACGCCGTCGCATAGGCCGATGACCTCCCCCTCGTACGGAGAGAGGTCCATCTTCAGATAGGCCTCGTAGGATCTGTCCTCGTGAATTTCACGTTGTGTATCAGCCAGACCGTTATCCTTTCTCATCTCAGAGATGTTAGAATCCATCCCGGTCACCTCCGTCCCTGTATTCTTTCATTGTTCCTTTCATTTGTTTCCCTTCCTGTTCGGTTTTCATGCACCCTGTCCATACCCGTTAAAATATTCGAAGAGGGGGAATATAAAAGTGAGTCCGAGCCGTCACAGATGGTCGAACGGTGGTAGCAGTTGATATCCCGCCGCGTGCGCAGAAATCTAAAGACTTAGATGTAAAGATATTAGTATAATTTATCAGACTAAATGTATTAGCCAGAAGGTCCGCCATTTCCACGTTTCTATCGATCCAGATCTCACTCGACCAGGATCTTCTTGGCGTCCATCAGGCACTTGCCCACCCTCTTCCCCTTCTCGGAGAGGCTGAGCGTGTAGTGGAGTCTGGGTTCCCGCGTCATTTCCTCGATGACCAGCCCCTCGTCCACCAGGACCTTGAGGGTGCTGGTGAATGCCCTGTAGTTGCTTGATACAGCGTAAAGATCCGATTTATGGACCGTCCCCTTCTCGTAGATGTATGTGATAATGTCGAACGCATGGTTCTTAGACATCACCGTTTGGTAGGGGTGGTCGTAATCGGGCATAAACTTAGTACGGCGTTTCCTGTAGATATGCAGTTTAATGCGAATCGGAAGATATCTTCCGAATCGAAGATTAAAAATAAGCCGAGACAGTTGACAAAAACATGAAAACGGACGGTTCCGAGGAAGTCGCGGGCATCAAGGTTCCGATAGGCGGAAAGGTGGAGACCCGGAAGGATTCCGAGGAGGAACCGGTCCCGGAGGAGATCCTCCGTCTCCTTTCTGAGAGGAAGAAGGCCCCTGCCGAACGCACAGTCCTCGAGAAGATAGAGGCCCGTCACGTTATGAGGATACTCCTGTATCTCGACAAGCTGTCCCCGGTGATGAAGACGGACATCTACAACGACATATCTAGATGTTCCAACATGGCCGGGAAGCTGCAGGACCTCGTCGAGATGGGACTGATCAAGTTGTACACCACCGGGCACGTGAACTCCAGCGTCGCCGTCATAACCCCCAAGGGCAGGGAAGTGGCGGCGAAGGTCAGGGAACTGATCGAGTACATCGAATCGGGCGAGTGAGAATCTGCATTTTGTGCGAGAGTTATGATATATCATCTCTCTCGCGGTTTTTGGCGAGGATTGCGTCCTCTTAATACATCGTTCACCTGTCATTCATTCGACCGATCCTGCCGTCCCGGATGGAATTAGGGGCCGGAAGGGATGGTATACGGGGGAGGTCATACGGTAAAAGGCCCGCAGGACCCTTGTTAGGGAGAAGGTCCTGTAGGAGCTGACCGAGGATTTTCGACATCGACCGCGCAAGCGATCAACCCGATTCAGTGGCTGAGTAGCCGTGAAAAGGAGAATTGAAATATGAATACAAAAGGAACAAAATTCCTGGCAGTTCTTGCTGTCCTCGCAATGGCTTTTGCTGCTTTTGCTGTTATTGCATCGTCTGATGACAATGATGCGGCCGCTACGGCAACATATTATGTCGATCAGACGAATGGTAATGACGTAAATGCAGGTACAGCTACTGCGCCTTTGAAGAAATTCGCAACAGCTATCGCCAAGGAAGACGTTTCGACAATTGTTTTTGTCGGTAACTATGCAACAGCCAATGACGACAAAGTCGATATGGCTGGAAAAGCCGTAACCTTGAAGAGTGCAGACCCCGCGAACAAGTCTGTCATCACAGGAGACTATGTAACGTTCAACGGCAGTGCAAGAACCATGTCTGGTTCTGTAACTCTTGAGAACCTCAAGATAACATTCACATCCGATTACCTTGGATGGGACGGAGCCGCAGCAACCACATGGACGAATGTCAACCTCAAAATCATAGGTTGTGAGTTCGTATCTGGAACCCCTGGTGATTTAATCAGGTTGACTGGTGAAGATGTTTGTGCGACTGGAACCATTGCAGTTACAATCCAGGACTCGATGTTCACATCTCTCAACACAGATGATCGTACTGGAATTGTCGTTACTGGAACGCCTGCATCATTGACTGTGAAAAACTCGGTCTTCAATGGATTCTCAAGACCCATACAGACCGATGCCACAACAATTGATATCGATGGTGTGACCTTCAACTCTAACACAACAGTGAAGACAGATAAGCCCCAGATCAACATCAAAGGAGCAATCGAGAATGCAACAGTTTCCGTCAAGAATTCCAGCATCCAGGGAATTCTGACAAAGCCCATGGCGTGCATTTATGGTGCAGATTCTGATGTGGCCGGACCCTCTTTTAAGAGCTTCCAGGTTGATGGGGATGTAATTATCAACGATGATACGGCCAACCTCATCACCATTCCCGCAAACGGAAAGTTCATCGTTTCAGAGGGAACGAAGTTCACAATGGATTCCACCGCAACCGATAAACTCGTAGTTGCAGATAAGGGAACACTTCAGATTGATGGAAAGATGGTCCTCCTGAATGGAGCCGTTGTGGAGAACAACGGAACAATCATCGTACCCACAGCCGCAGATGCAGCTATGTTCGACGGAAATGTCAAGGTTGCAGCAACCGATGGATCTCCTGAGAAGACCACCGATACCAGCGATATCGCTGCGAATACCGATGTAACTTCGGAGCAGATCAACGATGTTGGTGCAGACGTTGTCATCTTCGAGAATGCTATCGCATCCGCAGATGTCCCTGCAGGAAAGACAATCGTTATCACGAATGCCGCAAACCTCACCGAACTTGATGTTACCAAGGACAACTCCGCAGCATCAGTCATCGCTGAGGCCGCCTCATTCGAGGTCACCACAGGAACAGATCAGAACGTTGCAGTCACTGATTTCACTGGAACGATCACTTTCTCTAAGGGATCCGTTGTCATCGTTGTTGATGATTGGTCCGCAGGAACCATTAACCTTGATAAGGACACAATTGCGAAAATCAGAGGAAATGTCACAGGTGCAGATGTAAAGATTCTGTTCACCGGTACTTCTGGAACCGCTAAGGTCATCGTCGAGTCAGGAGCTGACAAGGCACTCACTATCGGAGCCGGTGCAAAGCTTACAATCGGTGGATCTGCAGCAGCGACTAAAGACAAGATTGATGTAGAAATCAACGGAATTGTCACCGGTGCTGGAGCACTTGATGTCCAGTACGCTAAGTCCGTTACCATCAACGATGGAGCGGTTGTGGATGTTGCCACATTCACGAACACCAGCAAAGCCGTCACTGTCTACAGTGGAGCAGATATCAACAAAACGGCATTCAGTGCTTTCGATAAGATTGCAGGAAAGGACGCAGGATCAGGTACATGGTCTTATGCAGACAATGTTCTGACCCTCAACAACTATAACGGAACATACAACTTCAGGCAGATTGCAGGATTAGCGACTAGCATCAAACTCATTGGTGACAGCACTATCACATACGCAGCACCCGCAGATCTCGTGAACTTCAGTATGTTCACGGCTCTTACAACACTTACTGCAACCGTAGGTTCCGAGAGCCTGACGATCAACGCGGACATCTCTGCAGTCGAGGACATCAGTGTCCTCAATGATTTCGTCGTTCTTGACCTCGGAGGCAACTTCAAACTCGAGCAGGTCAACCTTGCAATCACCATCACAGGCAGCAATGCCAAGTGGACCGCAGAGAAGATCGCACTTGCTGATGTCGTTGGAATGATTGTGGACGGAAACCTCACAGTAGAGGGAACCGCATCGCTTTCTGTTGATGTGCTTTCAGCACTTACCACTGATGCGGCAGAGATCAAGGGAGTATCCGTAACTGGAACAACGGACATCAAGTCCAACTCGACATTCACAGTAACCGCACCCGCGAACGCTTTCGCAGCTGCCGGTGCATTCACAGTGAAGTTCGAATCCACTGTAACAATTAACGGAGACATGACCTCTGGAATATCGACCAATGTCAACAACAAATCCTCGTTGACGGTCAGCGGACTGCTCACAGCAGCAGCTCTCGGAGTCACACTCGAGTCTGTAGTGGACTTTAATGATGTCGTCCTCTCGGGAGCGAGCAGCAACGACGTCGAGATGACAGTTAACGGAAACATGCTCATCGCAAGCGGTACCTTTACCAACAACGGTAAGCTGACCAACAACGGAACCATCCTTGTCATCGGTAACCTCACCAACAACGGAACCTTCGACAACAACGGAACCATTAGCGTTCCTGCGAACAAGATCGGAACCCAGGGTACTGCAAAGACACTCACCTTCACCAATAATGAGTACGATCAGCTTGGAGTCAATGTGGCAATGATCAAGCAGATCTCTCTGACCACAACTGCTGTTCTTGACGGTACTGGAACGGTCGCTGTCGCCGCTGGAGACCTTATGGTATTTACCAAGACCGTTAATGGAGCACCGACCGAAGAGGCATTCACCGGTACCATGGTCATGACCCAGGATGGAACGGGTTACACCATCGTCCTCGAGAATGCAGCCAAGACCACAAAGATCACCATCGTCTATGACAGCACCAAGGCAACCGATGCAGCCCACGACCAGATCGGAACTGACTACTCAGTATCAGTTACCGGAAAGGTCACCGTAGCCGGAGATCTGTACAACCTCACGGCCAACACCTACAAGAAGGATCACGCCGGAGCTGTAGGTGGATCACTCCCCGCAGACGCGACGATCTTCGCGGCCAACACCGGAACATTCTCAGTTGCTATGGGAACTTTCACCAACGCTGGATCCGTTATCGTATCCGCCAACGGAGCTACAATCCTCGTAGCAGATGCGACATGGAACGGCCCCATCACAGCCAATACCGCTCTGACCATCGCCGGTAAATTCAACGGAGAGATCCTCTCGAACGATGGTGATATCGCAGTCGGTGCAAAGGCCGTCATCAAGGGTAACATCACCGCGGTCGGCAACCTCGATATCGACGGAACTGTCACCGGTAACATCGATACAAAGGGAACTGTCAGTGTTGACAAGAAGGTCACCGGAGACATCTCCACCGAGAACGAGGTCACCGTAACTGGCGAACTCGTCGGAAACGTCACCATCACGGGAGCATCCCAGTTCATTTCCACAGCAGGAAAGATGAACGGAGAGCTCACATACAACTTCGCATACCTCGCCAAGAAGGGAGATGCGGCAAAGACAGAGGGAAGCGCCACGATGAAGATCGTCGGAGAGGCCACATACACCATCGCGCTCGTTGCAGCTGTCGATGCATCTTCGGACTCCGTTGACGGAACCGCAGGATTCTTCAGATACGCAACAGCACCTTCGGCCGTCGACAAGGACGGAATCGAGTTCACCCTGCTCGCAGGAACATTCGACCAGAACTCATCGGTCGTCATGCCTGTCGGATCATCCTTCGTCGTTGAGACCGGAACCGTGTTCCAGATCGACAAGTCCTTCGAATTCAATGTCGTCGATTCGGCACTGAAGATCTCGGACAGCGCTACAGCGAACATCGATCTCGGATCCGACGTCCCCGATTACGGAACTGTCGTATACGTGATGAGTTTCACCAAGACCGAAGGATACACTATCTACTCCAACCTCGCATACGCTCTCGCCAACGCAGATGAGGGCTCTGTCCTGACCGTAGGTCAGTCCACAGTCATCAAGACCAGTGTCGAGATCGGAACTGGAATCACTGTTGAGGTCCCCAAGGATATTATCCTCACATTCCAGAACGATGCAGGTAAGTCTATGAACCTCTCCATGAAGGATGGCGCAAAGATTGAACTCATCGACAACGGTATGGTTGTCTTCGCTGCAAGCGGTGACGATACAGACGATGCCGAGCTCGAAGCAGGAGATTCATTCGAATACTACTCCGTGAGCGGAACCATCGTCTTCGGCGACAACGCTGTCGAGTTCGACGGTGTCAGGTTCACCGCAGAGTCCACCGTCGTCGGGGTCGCTGCGACCGAGACCGTTCCCGCCAAGATCAGTACCACCCTCCTGTACAACGAGGGAACCGCAACCATAGCAGCAGGAGTCGGAACCGGATCCATCACACTCGGCAACGGTGATTACCTCCTGGTCAAGGGAGACGACGAATCCAAAGAGCTGGTATACGCCACATTCATCGTGGGAGAGGGCGCGGTGTTCGATGCCGTTGCTATCAACGACGCTTTCGCAAGGGTCAACTATGACGCCGATAAAGAGGTAGATGAATACACGGCATACCCCACACACGTCGAGATCAACGGTATCCTCAACCTCAGTGCCAACACCATCGCGAACGGAGTATGGTCCGGACTCGGAAAGGTCACCCTCCCCGAGAACAAGACCTTTACTCTCCCCGCATACCCCGCGCCCGTTGCCAACGGAGCCGACATGAATGCCGGATCCGTTGCATCGTTCGTACTCGTGGACACCACGGAGGACGAGAACGGATACGCCCTGGAGTTTGCCACTGCCAGCGATGCCGGTGAATTGACGTTCACCGCGAAGAAGGTCAAGCTCGACGGAGAGGACCACTATGCCATGACCGTCGGCGGAATCCTGGGATTCGGAGCCATCGAGGCCACCACCGCAGCGGTCCTCGACCAGCTCACCATCAAAGAGGACGCAGGTGTCGTTGCGGATACGACGTTCCTCCTCAAGGACAAGAACTCCACAGCGCGTGGATACCTTATGACCAATGATATCTACATGAAGGCCGAGGGAGTGACCGCATACGGAGCACTCGATTACGAGGTCACCTTCGAGCAGGAGGGCTACACCGTATACACCTACTTCGCATCCGTGGATTTCGAGGAGATCACAGACATCACTATCGAGAAGGAAGGATTCGTGTTCGCCAACGGACAGGTCATCGAGGGAGATGTGACCATCACCATCATGGACGGAGTGTTCGCCCAGGTGCCTGCAGGCGGAAAGCTTATCATCGGTGAGGCTGCGACCACTCTCGGAGCGGGCGCACCCGTCATCGTCGGAAGCATCTGGATCCCCACGAACTCATACATGATTGTCTATCCCAACGCGGACATCACCGGAGCCGAGATCCTCAGTCAGGACAAGACAACGGATGCAACCAGCTCTAAGTTCGATATCGAGGGAACCCTGTATGCTACGGTTTACGCAAGCAAGACTGCAGCAACCACCAAGACTCTTGCTAATGCCTCCGCAGATCTTGTTCCGAAGATCACCGGATACACCTTCACCAAGTGGGTCGCATACAACGCCGTTGAGGGTGACGGACTCGACCAGCTCATCGGAGTAACCGATGTGACTGCTACGCTAGTTGCAGGAAAGGTCACCATCACTATCACGGCAGTCGAGGGAGTTACCTACTACATGGATGGAGTCGAGTTCTTGACAACCGATCTTGCAACCAAGGTCACTGTCGGTTCAGTCGTTACCATGAAGATCTCCGATACCTCCAAGTATCAGGGAACACCCAAGATCGACGGCAAGACCAACTACGTTGTCTCCGGTGACTCTGATGGAAAGACCATCACTGCAACCGGAGTCTCACCCGTTGAGCCCGAGCCCGAACCCGCACCGGCAGGAATGACCCTGACCGAGATCCTCCTGATTGTCCTCGTCGTCCTGATCGCCATCATGGTGGTCATCATCGCGCTGAGGCTCAACAGGAGCTGATCCGGGAACTGAAACCTAAAAACTGAAACAGGATCCCCTTCGGGGGATCCGCCTTAATCCTTTTTCTTCGGGAATCCGGAATTTCAGAAGGTAAGATTTATCCGTTGAACGTCCCATCGTTCACAAAGGTGATACAGATGGACACCGACATGATTGTATTCGGTCTGATCCTGGCCGTTCTGATCTCCGGGTTCGCGCTCACGATCTGGTTCAGATGGAAGACCGGCGTCAGGGCGTACGGCTGCAAGTGCGCCTGCTTCAAATGCAGGGAGATTCCGTGCACCGGCGACGACGAATGCGATTGCAAGTGACCGGTGTGAAGATTATTCGGCCGGCAGTACGCCGTCGGGGGAGCCCTCATCGGCCATCTGGTCCGCGAACAGGAACAGTTCGTAGAACGGGATGGTAAGTATCCTCCGGGACTCATCAAATCCGTAGTTGTTCCTGGATACCTTGACCGCGTAATCGAATCCGTTGGTCTCCCTGAAGCATTTGAGGGAATTCATCGGGCCTCTGCCCTTCTTCACGTCGACGGGGATGGCGTGACCGTTCTTCCCGAGTATGAATTCGAATTCAGAATTCCTCCTGCCCTTCCAATAGAAAAGGTCCAGGCCTCTCGATTTCAGTTCCTGTGCGGCGAAATTCTCGTAGAATATTCCTGCCAGCATGTTCCTGCCGTCATCGCTTATGAATGACAGGGGATCGACGGCACTCTGATACGAGAACATCCCGATATCCGCCATGTAGACCCTGAATGTGTTATCAGTCTCCGTAAGGGGGATGGTCACACGCCCTTCGATCTTCCGGCATACATTGATCACACGGGCCTCTGTCAGCCAATCGATGGGTGACATCATCTCACGGCCCCTGGCACCTTTCTCCACGATGGACGGGCTGAAGTTCTTGGATTCCCTGTTCAGCAGGGTGTATATCTTGGAGAATATCGCCCTCGTTCTGATTATCGATTCGGGGCTGGCCTGATATAGATCCATATCTGCCAGATAGTTCCCGTATAGTTCCTTCAGGACCTTCCTGGATTCGTTGAAGTTATCGGTCTCCAGGAACGCGGAGACGGATTCGGGCATCCCGCCTATCAGAAGATACTCATAGAATATTCCCACGGCCATCTCGTGGAGCTCCTTTTCCATCGGTTCCTTCCTGCTGTAATGTTCAACTACCGAGTCGTACATCCTCCTGTTGCGGTTGTACAGGTATTCGTCGAATGACAGCGGAGTGACGGTGATCTCGTTTATCTTACCGACAGGGAATAGGAAACCGTTGTCGGATACGCCCCTCTTCTTCCTCTTTATCCTTATCCTCACCATGGATCCGGTGACGATCATCGGTATCTCGGTATAATCCTGGCACATGTATTTCATCATCGTTATCACTGATGGGCATTCCTGTGCCTCGTCGATTATCAGGAGGGTGGATTGATTCACGTCCTTGTTTTTTGCCAGAGATATGTATCTCAGTACATCGGAGGCTTTGGGATGCGATTCACAGTATCTGCAGAAATCCGGTTCTTCCTTACAGTCGATATAGATGTAGCTGTTTCCGTAGTAGCGCTCTGCGAAGATATCCTTCACAAGGTACGTCTTCCCCACTTGCCTTGCACCCCATACCATCAGGGGTTTACGGCGGGGGTCATCCCGCCATTTGATGAGATCTTTGAGATATCTTCTTTCCATAATCATCCAGCAACGATTAATTGTACTATTTGTATATATTTTTAAGGAATTAATTGTACATTTTGCAGGTCTATTTCAAGGAATTAATTGTACATTTTGCATTAATTTTTTTTACGAAATATAGCATTGGAATTGCCAATTCGTCCAACAGACGTCGGCGGCATCGCCCAGCGGACCTTGGAACTCCGTTGGAAACCTATTATAAATCAAAGCTATACTGGATGGTCAAGGGCGTGACACATTGTCAAAGACGTACGAGCAGATCAACGAGAGGATCCGTTCAGGCAAAGCGGTAGTTTACACAGCCGAGGAGGTCATAGACCTCGTGAAGGAGAAGGGCGCGGAGCGCGCGGCCGAGGAGGTCGACGTCGTAACCACCGGTACCTTCGGGGCCATGTGCTCGTCCGGTGCCTTCGTCAACTTCGGGCATTCTTCACCGCCCATACGCATGACCGACATCAGGCTCAACGGGGTCGAGGCGTCGGGCGGCCTCGCCGCTGTCGATACGTACATCGGTGCCACATCCCTCACGGACGATCCCAAAGGGGGATACGGCGGAGCCCACGTCATCGAGGACCTCATCGCAGGAAAGAGGATCCACCTCCACGCCTGGGGCCCCGGTACGGACTGTTACGTCAGGAAGAACATCGACACGTACATCACGCTCGACGACGTCAACGATGCCTATCTCTACAATCCCCGCAACTGCTATCAGAACTATTCCATCGCGACGAACACGTCCGACAGGACCATCTACACCTACATGGGGAAGCTCCTGCCGAAGATGAAGAACGCGACCTACAGCTCCGCGGGACAGCTGTCGCCGTTGCTGAACGACCCCCATCTGGATACCATCGGCATGGGTACGAGGATCTTCCTCGGAGGAGGGGAGGGCTACGTCGCATGGCCCGGTACCCAGTACAAGACCGACGTGGAGGAGGTCAACGGCGTGCCGATAGGAGGCGCAAGGACACTGGCCCTCATCGGCGACATGAAGCAGATGGACGCCAAGTTCGTCCGCGGACTGGACATCACCGGCTACGGCATATCCATGGCCGTGGGCGTCGGTGTCCCGATACCTATCCTCAACGCCGACATCATGAAGAGGTGCGCCATCTCCGACGAGGAGATCTTCGCGCAGATGGTCGACTACAGCCAGCCGGTCGAGAGGCCGCCGATGGCCAGATACAGCTACGCCCAGCTCAGGTCCGGAAGGATCCAGTATGAGGGGAAGTCTATCAGGACCTCATCATTATCGTCGTATTCCGGCGCCAGGCAGATCGCCAACATCCTGAAGGACTGGATCGAGCATAAGGAGTTCGAGCTGAACAGGCCGGTAATGTCGTTCCCCAGGAACGTATCCCTCAAGAAACTGCAGGAGAGGGGGTGCTGAGATGGAGAAGAAGTTCAAGATCCTGTTCGAAGAGGGGAACGTCCAGAAGTCGGTCGCATACACCCTCGTGTCCGAGTTCGACCTGAAGCCCAATGTTCTGAAGGCCGTCATCGACGGAGACGGTTCAGGAGTCATGATCCTGTCGCTGGAAGGCGACGAGCAGAAGCTCGACAGGGCCGCGGAGAGGCTCAGGGAGGAGGGCTTCGACGTCACCGAGATGGACAAGCGCATCAGCCGCGACGAGGAGCTTTGCTTCAGCTGCGGGGCCTGCGTATCCATCTGCCCTGTCATGTGCTTCTCCTATGATCCGGAGACCTGGGAAGTCAACATCGACAACAGCAAGTGCATCGCCTGCGGAGCATGTGTCAACTCATGTGCCAGGCATGCATTGAGCCTGCACCTATGAGGACGCGTTTCCAGGTCAAGGAGACGGTCGTCACGATCGTCTGCGACGAGGAGTTCCTCAGGGTCGCGGAGGATGCTATATTCGAGGCGCGTTCCGTCATCGAATCGAAGATAGCGGACGATTCGTTCTTCGGCGTGACCTACGACCCGTATCCGGAATCCGGGGATGACAATCCGCTCATCCGGAGGATGTGCAGGGCTTCGGTGTTATCAAAAGTAGGCCCCATGGCCGGCGTGGCCGGGGCGGTCGCCGTATACGCGGTGGAGAGGATGTCCGAGGCCGGGGCCAAGGAGGCCATCGTGGAGAACGGCGGCGACATTGCGTTCCTGTCCGACAGGAAGGTGCCCGTGGGACTGTTCGCGGACCATCCGGTGCTGAAGGATGTCGCATTCGAGATCTCCTCCGAGGGCATCACCGGGATATGCTCCTCATCCGCGAAGATAGGCCCCTCCGTCTCTCTCGGGTCCTCCAACGTCTGCACCGTGTTCTCCGACGACGTTATTCTGGCGGATTGCTGCGCCACCGCGTTGGGCAATCTCGTGAAGGATGAGGCATCCTTGCAGGAGGCCCTGGAGACCATCGGCTCCATAGACGAGGT of the methanogenic archaeon mixed culture ISO4-G1 genome contains:
- a CDS encoding methanogeneis marker protein 16; translated protein: MSKTYEQINERIRSGKAVVYTAEEVIDLVKEKGAERAAEEVDVVTTGTFGAMCSSGAFVNFGHSSPPIRMTDIRLNGVEASGGLAAVDTYIGATSLTDDPKGGYGGAHVIEDLIAGKRIHLHAWGPGTDCYVRKNIDTYITLDDVNDAYLYNPRNCYQNYSIATNTSDRTIYTYMGKLLPKMKNATYSSAGQLSPLLNDPHLDTIGMGTRIFLGGGEGYVAWPGTQYKTDVEEVNGVPIGGARTLALIGDMKQMDAKFVRGLDITGYGISMAVGVGVPIPILNADIMKRCAISDEEIFAQMVDYSQPVERPPMARYSYAQLRSGRIQYEGKSIRTSSLSSYSGARQIANILKDWIEHKEFELNRPVMSFPRNVSLKKLQERGC
- a CDS encoding ferredoxin — its product is MEKKFKILFEEGNVQKSVAYTLVSEFDLKPNVLKAVIDGDGSGVMILSLEGDEQKLDRAAERLREEGFDVTEMDKRISRDEELCFSCGACVSICPVMCFSYDPETWEVNIDNSKCIACGACVNSCARHALSLHL
- a CDS encoding ATPase AAA+ superfamily → MIMERRYLKDLIKWRDDPRRKPLMVWGARQVGKTYLVKDIFAERYYGNSYIYIDCKEEPDFCRYCESHPKASDVLRYISLAKNKDVNQSTLLIIDEAQECPSVITMMKYMCQDYTEIPMIVTGSMVRIRIKRKKRGVSDNGFLFPVGKINEITVTPLSFDEYLYNRNRRMYDSVVEHYSRKEPMEKELHEMAVGIFYEYLLIGGMPESVSAFLETDNFNESRKVLKELYGNYLADMDLYQASPESIIRTRAIFSKIYTLLNRESKNFSPSIVEKGARGREMMSPIDWLTEARVINVCRKIEGRVTIPLTETDNTFRVYMADIGMFSYQSAVDPLSFISDDGRNMLAGIFYENFAAQELKSRGLDLFYWKGRRNSEFEFILGKNGHAIPVDVKKGRGPMNSLKCFRETNGFDYAVKVSRNNYGFDESRRILTIPFYELFLFADQMADEGSPDGVLPAE
- a CDS encoding ApbE family lipoprotein → MRTRFQVKETVVTIVCDEEFLRVAEDAIFEARSVIESKIADDSFFGVTYDPYPESGDDNPLIRRMCRASVLSKVGPMAGVAGAVAVYAVERMSEAGAKEAIVENGGDIAFLSDRKVPVGLFADHPVLKDVAFEISSEGITGICSSSAKIGPSVSLGSSNVCTVFSDDVILADCCATALGNLVKDEASLQEALETIGSIDEVKGCLACIGDKVAMYGDVPDMVRTSHIEY